A genome region from candidate division KSB1 bacterium includes the following:
- a CDS encoding NPCBM/NEW2 domain-containing protein — translation MRQRIILVVLFLFSAVVSGQDFADYALTPPMGWNSWDCFGPTVTEQEVKVNADYMAEYLKSYGWEYIVVDIRWYVENPKTHGYNESNPDYVMDSYGRFLPAVNRFPSAAGGKGFKPLADYIHSKGLKFGIHFMRGIPKIAVEQNTPVLGSDATAQNIYNTEQLCTWLGDMYTVDADKKGAQAYYNSLFNLYAAWDVDFVKVDDLSRPYHKDEIEMIRHAIDRCGRPMVLSTSPGETPIENAQHVSAHANMWRIIGDFWDNWSQVNEHFALFEKWIPYMEPGHWPDGDMLPLGRIGIRAERGDDRMSRLTREEQMTLMSLFLICHSPLMFGGHLPDNDAFTKSLLTNEEALAVLKNSENNRLLFNDGEAIAWTADDPDSRGKYIALFYSGDQKPIQENLALYTSPVITHKPGEQSTQIDVDITGAEKLYLVVTDGGDGSHWDHADWIEPTLSGENGSLQLINVPWVQATSGWGTTTVNKSVGGNELIVDGQVYENGIGTHAPSIITYDIPDGYDTFSALAGLDGECVQHTDGATVRFHVFTRYPTGASPQDSIKIDLKLEQIGITERCRVRDLWTKKDIGEFNDNMSVWVKKHGAKLLKIYKLNRSEE, via the coding sequence ATGAGACAAAGAATTATCTTGGTTGTTCTCTTTTTGTTTAGCGCTGTTGTCTCCGGTCAGGATTTTGCTGACTATGCCCTGACCCCGCCCATGGGCTGGAACAGCTGGGATTGTTTCGGTCCCACTGTGACCGAGCAGGAAGTCAAGGTGAATGCCGATTATATGGCAGAGTATTTAAAATCCTACGGCTGGGAGTATATCGTGGTGGATATCCGCTGGTATGTGGAAAATCCGAAAACTCATGGCTATAATGAAAGCAATCCGGATTACGTTATGGATTCATACGGAAGATTCCTGCCGGCGGTAAACCGGTTTCCCTCTGCTGCCGGGGGTAAAGGATTCAAGCCGCTGGCTGATTATATTCATAGCAAAGGTCTAAAGTTCGGCATCCATTTCATGCGCGGTATTCCCAAGATAGCAGTTGAACAGAATACTCCGGTATTGGGCAGTGATGCCACAGCTCAGAATATCTACAACACGGAGCAATTATGCACCTGGCTAGGTGATATGTACACTGTGGATGCTGATAAAAAGGGCGCGCAGGCATACTATAATTCGCTGTTTAATCTGTACGCTGCCTGGGATGTTGACTTTGTCAAGGTGGATGATCTGTCGCGTCCGTATCATAAAGATGAAATTGAAATGATTCGGCACGCCATTGATCGGTGCGGACGCCCGATGGTGCTCAGCACATCGCCCGGAGAAACGCCGATCGAAAATGCTCAGCATGTCAGCGCCCATGCCAACATGTGGCGGATTATCGGTGACTTTTGGGACAACTGGTCTCAGGTGAACGAGCATTTTGCCCTGTTTGAAAAATGGATTCCCTATATGGAACCGGGACACTGGCCGGACGGCGATATGCTGCCTCTGGGACGAATCGGTATTCGCGCTGAACGCGGTGACGATCGAATGAGCCGATTGACCCGCGAAGAACAGATGACCCTGATGTCGCTTTTTCTGATCTGCCATTCTCCGTTGATGTTTGGCGGACATTTGCCGGATAATGACGCGTTTACCAAAAGCTTGCTGACCAACGAGGAAGCGCTGGCTGTTTTAAAAAACAGCGAAAACAACCGGTTGCTGTTTAACGACGGTGAGGCAATCGCCTGGACTGCCGATGATCCGGATAGCCGGGGAAAATATATCGCACTTTTCTATTCAGGCGATCAAAAACCGATTCAGGAGAATCTGGCATTGTACACCAGTCCTGTGATCACCCACAAACCCGGCGAACAGTCGACGCAAATCGATGTGGACATCACAGGCGCTGAAAAACTGTATCTGGTGGTCACGGACGGCGGAGACGGCAGTCACTGGGATCACGCGGACTGGATCGAACCGACACTGTCCGGTGAAAACGGTTCCCTTCAACTGATTAATGTGCCGTGGGTTCAGGCGACCTCCGGATGGGGAACGACCACCGTAAACAAGAGTGTCGGCGGTAATGAACTCATTGTGGACGGCCAGGTATATGAGAACGGCATCGGCACGCATGCGCCCTCGATTATCACCTATGATATCCCCGATGGATATGATACGTTTTCCGCGCTGGCCGGACTCGATGGCGAGTGCGTACAGCACACGGACGGGGCAACGGTCAGATTTCATGTGTTTACGCGCTATCCGACCGGCGCATCGCCTCAGGATTCGATAAAAATCGATTTGAAACTCGAACAAATCGGTATCACAGAGAGATGCCGGGTTCGTGATTTGTGGACAAAAAAGGATATCGGCGAATTCAATGACAACATGTCCGTATGGGTCAAAAAACATGGCGCAAAGTTGCTAAAAATATATAAACTCAACAGGTCTGAAGAATAG
- a CDS encoding glycoside hydrolase family 95 protein, translating to MIQKALLITLIAQCLLAQTDSLLRLWYDQPAEYWVEALPVGNGRLGAMVFGTPSRENVQLNEHTIWAGQPYRNDSQDARDALAPVRQLIFDGKYEQAQDLVNRSFIARNAHGMPYQTAGNLHLLFPGHERTRNYYRELDIGSAVATTRYDMDGVTYQRQVFASHPDQVIVVNLMASQPASISFTALLNHPAPVDLSVIDGNRLVMSGVTSDHESVPGGAGFRYRSTSPQTAVRSRRKQGVFGSAAPTLQHFTFPLPRISRIFTISAPLPKNELNGFCGMLCGNLCTRS from the coding sequence ATGATACAGAAAGCGCTGCTGATCACTTTAATCGCGCAATGTTTACTGGCGCAGACTGACTCGTTGCTGAGATTGTGGTACGATCAACCCGCCGAGTACTGGGTTGAAGCCCTGCCGGTGGGCAACGGCCGCCTCGGCGCCATGGTTTTCGGAACACCGTCCCGGGAAAACGTTCAACTCAATGAACATACAATCTGGGCCGGACAGCCTTATCGAAATGACAGTCAGGACGCCAGAGATGCCCTGGCGCCAGTCAGGCAACTGATTTTCGATGGCAAGTATGAGCAGGCCCAGGATCTGGTCAACCGGTCATTCATCGCACGGAATGCACACGGGATGCCGTATCAAACAGCCGGCAATCTGCATCTTTTATTCCCCGGACATGAACGGACTCGAAATTATTATCGTGAACTGGATATCGGGTCTGCTGTGGCGACCACGCGCTATGACATGGACGGTGTCACATATCAGCGTCAGGTCTTTGCGTCCCATCCGGATCAGGTCATAGTGGTCAACCTGATGGCGAGTCAACCGGCAAGCATCAGTTTTACCGCTTTGCTGAATCATCCGGCGCCGGTCGATTTGTCCGTTATCGACGGCAACCGATTGGTCATGTCCGGCGTGACCAGCGATCACGAGTCCGTTCCTGGGGGGGCCGGTTTCAGGTACAGGTCAACGTCACCGCAAACGGCGGTCAGGTCTCGGCGGAAGCAGGGCGTATTCGGGTCAGCGGCGCCGACACTGCAACACTTTACATTTCCATTGCCACGAATTTCAAGAATTTTCACGATATCAGCGCCGTTGCCGAAGAACGAGCTGAACGGTTTCTGCGGAATGCTCTGCGGAAACCTGTGCACCAGGTCCTGA
- a CDS encoding DUF1593 domain-containing protein: MKTILISMFIFLVPVFQIAAQEIQQKPRIINMTDLGADPDDEQSMVRFLVQSNEYDVEGLIVTTGCWKKSQSNINMLNDLLNAYGEVVSNLQVHDAEFPSLEYLQSISVLGQRGYGMSDVGNGKDSPGSELIISAVDKDDPRPIWICFWGGGNTLAQALWKVQNTRSEDELQKFISKIRVYDVLGQDNAGTWIAKNFPGITYIRATQVYDWQPSDGWLDSHVQNHGPLGAVYPDRKYATEGDTPAFLHLFPNGLNDPDEVWQGGWGGRFGREKQPAVRGMSCMAGEDQVYDPYFMYTNASSSSGIRRWSSGYHNDFAARMDWSVTSQYSEANHHPAAVVNGDTTRNVLNVSALPGSTVGLSAEGSSDPDGHSLSYRWLYYKEAGTYKGRPLTIKNSSTATPIVTIPSDADGQELHIILELHDSGQPGLYAYRRVIINVLDTTRRRVMISTDFPPFPVTNSDPDDVQSMVRFLLYANEFDIEGLIASAGTFDMVAEKKNIQAVLDKYDLVDENLRQYDEQYPTADDLRAVTYEGLGNNHNINIKWGCDEQSWTDIIGQGRDSEASDAIIAAAGKDDPRPIYICVWGGPREIAQAIWKVQNTQSREEFDTFISKLRVYLIACQDATHEWLVSNFPDLFIIESRTTYQGMFGADSREWVETNIINDHGPLCAIYPPSAMGGDGVIEGDTPSFLYLVSANRGINDPKDPTQPSWGGQYVRNDSTNHYIDGPGKSSISMWSDDFQKEFMERADWCLDDTPVNDIEVWLEAECAAVGDNWDILSDARASNEKYVTVKPGVESLEQAPAGSENTIVIPFSVDTSGSFSIYARINCPTYDDDSFWVRVDDESFIMYNSLVTSGWEWMKFDDHMLSPGEHSLTIGYREDGALLDKITISNTGIAPEGMGGEAENLCDPTGVENRSETSECFLLEQNYPNPFNPQTNIQYFLPNHQHVTLDVYNILGHKVATLVNDEKQAGTYTIPFDASELSNGTYFYQLKAGQFVDTRKIMVLK, encoded by the coding sequence ATGAAAACAATTCTTATCTCTATGTTTATATTCCTGGTGCCTGTTTTTCAGATCGCTGCGCAGGAAATTCAACAAAAACCGAGAATCATTAACATGACTGACCTGGGCGCCGATCCGGACGATGAACAATCTATGGTCCGCTTTCTGGTGCAGAGTAACGAATACGATGTTGAAGGACTGATTGTAACGACCGGCTGCTGGAAAAAGTCTCAGTCCAATATTAACATGTTGAATGATCTACTCAATGCTTATGGAGAGGTTGTTTCTAACCTTCAGGTACATGATGCGGAATTCCCTTCTCTCGAATATCTGCAGTCTATTTCCGTATTGGGTCAGCGGGGATACGGTATGAGCGATGTTGGCAATGGTAAAGACAGCCCGGGCTCTGAATTGATCATATCTGCTGTTGACAAAGATGATCCCCGTCCTATCTGGATTTGTTTTTGGGGAGGAGGTAATACCCTTGCCCAGGCGCTATGGAAAGTTCAGAATACCCGCTCAGAGGATGAACTGCAAAAGTTTATAAGCAAAATTCGTGTGTATGACGTTCTGGGTCAGGATAATGCAGGCACATGGATAGCCAAAAATTTTCCCGGTATCACTTATATCAGGGCCACGCAAGTCTATGACTGGCAGCCAAGTGACGGATGGCTGGACAGTCATGTACAAAACCATGGTCCCCTTGGAGCTGTATACCCTGACCGGAAATATGCGACCGAAGGAGATACCCCTGCATTTCTGCATCTTTTCCCGAATGGACTTAACGATCCCGATGAGGTATGGCAGGGCGGCTGGGGCGGCCGTTTTGGACGAGAAAAGCAACCTGCCGTTCGGGGTATGTCTTGTATGGCCGGGGAGGATCAGGTATATGATCCCTACTTTATGTATACTAACGCATCAAGTAGTAGCGGTATTCGCCGCTGGTCATCCGGGTATCATAATGATTTTGCGGCAAGAATGGACTGGTCTGTAACAAGTCAATATTCAGAAGCCAACCACCATCCTGCAGCTGTAGTAAATGGCGATACGACCAGAAATGTTTTAAACGTGTCTGCACTTCCCGGCTCCACTGTCGGGCTTAGCGCAGAGGGTTCATCTGATCCTGATGGACATTCGCTTTCATACAGATGGCTTTATTACAAAGAAGCGGGAACCTATAAGGGACGGCCTCTGACCATCAAAAATAGCAGCACAGCTACGCCCATCGTAACGATTCCTTCAGATGCTGATGGACAAGAGCTTCATATCATTTTAGAGTTACACGATTCAGGTCAGCCCGGTCTTTATGCATATCGGCGTGTGATCATAAATGTTCTTGATACAACCAGGCGGCGGGTAATGATATCGACGGATTTTCCGCCCTTTCCGGTCACGAACAGTGACCCGGACGACGTACAATCGATGGTTCGCTTTTTACTTTATGCAAATGAATTTGATATAGAGGGATTGATTGCTTCAGCAGGCACATTTGATATGGTAGCAGAAAAAAAGAATATTCAGGCTGTGCTGGATAAATATGATTTGGTTGATGAAAATCTCAGACAATATGATGAACAGTATCCTACCGCAGACGATTTGCGTGCTGTTACCTATGAGGGATTGGGTAATAATCATAATATTAATATAAAGTGGGGGTGCGATGAGCAATCCTGGACCGATATTATCGGACAAGGCAGGGACAGTGAGGCTTCTGACGCGATTATTGCTGCTGCAGGCAAAGATGATCCCCGGCCGATTTATATCTGTGTCTGGGGAGGTCCGCGGGAGATTGCCCAGGCAATATGGAAGGTGCAGAATACTCAAAGCCGCGAGGAGTTTGACACTTTTATCAGCAAGCTTCGTGTCTATCTGATTGCTTGTCAGGATGCAACCCACGAGTGGCTTGTGAGTAATTTCCCCGATCTGTTTATAATCGAGTCGAGAACAACCTACCAGGGAATGTTCGGTGCCGATAGTCGTGAATGGGTTGAAACAAATATTATTAACGACCACGGCCCCCTGTGTGCAATCTACCCTCCCTCAGCTATGGGAGGTGACGGTGTGATTGAGGGAGATACGCCTTCGTTTCTTTATCTGGTCAGTGCAAATCGTGGTATAAATGATCCTAAAGATCCAACGCAACCAAGTTGGGGCGGACAATATGTGCGCAATGACTCGACGAATCATTATATTGACGGGCCGGGCAAATCATCGATTTCAATGTGGAGCGATGACTTTCAAAAGGAATTTATGGAGCGTGCAGATTGGTGTCTTGATGATACGCCTGTTAACGACATAGAGGTTTGGCTGGAAGCTGAATGCGCCGCAGTGGGTGATAATTGGGATATCCTGAGCGATGCACGGGCATCCAATGAAAAATATGTTACTGTAAAACCGGGTGTAGAAAGTCTTGAGCAGGCGCCTGCGGGCAGTGAGAATACCATAGTTATTCCCTTTTCTGTGGATACAAGTGGAAGCTTTTCAATATATGCCCGAATTAATTGTCCGACCTATGATGATGATTCGTTCTGGGTCCGGGTGGACGACGAAAGTTTTATCATGTACAACAGTTTGGTGACCAGCGGCTGGGAATGGATGAAGTTTGATGATCATATGCTGAGTCCGGGAGAACACAGCCTGACCATAGGCTATCGTGAAGATGGCGCCCTGCTGGATAAAATCACTATTTCAAATACCGGAATAGCCCCGGAAGGAATGGGGGGAGAGGCTGAAAATCTATGTGACCCGACAGGGGTGGAAAATAGATCGGAAACGTCCGAGTGCTTTCTATTGGAACAAAACTATCCGAATCCATTTAATCCTCAAACCAATATTCAATATTTTCTGCCAAATCATCAGCATGTCACTTTAGATGTTTATAATATTCTTGGCCATAAAGTGGCAACTCTTGTCAATGATGAAAAACAGGCAGGCACGTATACAATTCCATTTGATGCCTCTGAACTCTCAAACGGCACCTATTTTTATCAATTGAAGGCAGGACAATTTGTTGATACCAGAAAGATAATGGTACTCAAATAA
- a CDS encoding GNAT family N-acetyltransferase yields MRIIDLTKDRELDYLTCLEEWSDEIKDGVCRKECWMRSMLENGLRVKLARNNAGVVAGMIHYAPIEHTWVEGENLYFVYCIWVHGHKQGRGDMRGHGAGSMLLQAAEDDAKSLRAKGLVVWGMLLPFFMRAKWFKKHGYQKADRNGISVLLWKPFAEDARPPNWIKVKKKPEPVPGKVVVTALANGWCSGINGMIERAKQVCGEFGDRVIYQEIDTSQRSVIREWGLSDALFVDDKNIYQGPPLSYDKIRKIIKKKLFQRGY; encoded by the coding sequence ATGCGTATTATTGACTTGACAAAAGACAGGGAACTGGATTATCTAACCTGTCTGGAAGAGTGGTCGGATGAAATCAAGGACGGCGTCTGTCGTAAAGAATGCTGGATGCGTTCGATGCTGGAGAACGGTTTGCGCGTGAAACTGGCGCGCAATAATGCCGGCGTGGTTGCCGGAATGATTCATTATGCACCGATTGAACACACCTGGGTCGAGGGGGAAAATCTTTACTTTGTCTATTGTATATGGGTGCACGGACACAAACAGGGACGCGGAGATATGAGAGGACATGGTGCAGGATCGATGCTATTGCAGGCTGCGGAAGACGATGCAAAGAGTCTGCGGGCCAAAGGTCTGGTTGTGTGGGGGATGCTGTTGCCGTTTTTTATGCGCGCAAAATGGTTTAAAAAACACGGATATCAAAAAGCCGATAGAAACGGGATCAGCGTATTGTTGTGGAAACCATTTGCAGAGGATGCCAGGCCTCCAAACTGGATCAAAGTGAAAAAGAAACCCGAGCCGGTTCCCGGCAAGGTTGTGGTCACCGCCCTGGCCAACGGTTGGTGTTCCGGAATCAACGGCATGATCGAACGTGCCAAACAAGTTTGCGGTGAATTCGGAGACCGGGTCATTTATCAGGAAATCGATACGAGCCAGCGATCTGTGATACGTGAATGGGGTTTGTCGGACGCATTATTTGTCGATGACAAAAATATTTACCAGGGACCGCCGCTGAGTTATGACAAGATCAGAAAGATCATTAAAAAAAAATTGTTTCAGCGCGGTTACTGA
- a CDS encoding alpha-L-arabinofuranosidase C-terminal domain-containing protein: MKKIAIILLLALAFSVFAQTATIKIDLDRTIGEIDPKMYGVFMEPIHFSGARMGLPDTAGFNTLYGNLYDPSHPLADENGFRTDYIEAMKELKITNMRWPGGNYVMGYNWQDGIGPKDQRPARINLAWGGIDNNHVGTDEWIALNNAIGSQNVICVNLGLATIQDACYWVEYCNYDKGTYYSDLRAEYGHEEPYNIKIWDLGNEVDGEPWELGHKNAADYVKIAREAAKAMRSVDHSIKLVASGSSYYESTGKWVDWNWKVLTGLGDVIDYISVHRYWEQSEDYYTFMGQSAMDFEEKITVTAAEIKAARAMKGFKNPVYISFDEWGVWGRDFLSVLPIAQCLNSFLSHADVVKMTNFTLMTSLLSMDREHGTYKSPLFHTFKLFSNNCLGRSLDTHVECDTFNTERYKGIPYLNVTSVYDPEKNVVYFNVVNRHKIETLTADILNSGCTFKGKAVAKLVTVDSLTEPFSYDKCDQYVPQTDEFPVTDNKFSYSFPPHSFVQIKVNVEK, translated from the coding sequence ATGAAAAAAATAGCAATCATTCTACTGCTCGCTCTTGCTTTTTCAGTCTTTGCTCAGACAGCGACAATTAAAATCGATCTCGATCGAACAATCGGAGAGATCGATCCCAAAATGTATGGGGTGTTTATGGAACCGATTCATTTCAGCGGCGCACGTATGGGATTGCCCGATACCGCCGGTTTTAATACGCTTTATGGAAATTTATACGATCCGTCTCATCCGCTTGCCGATGAAAACGGATTTCGGACCGATTATATCGAAGCGATGAAGGAGTTGAAAATTACCAACATGCGTTGGCCCGGAGGCAATTACGTCATGGGCTATAACTGGCAGGACGGCATCGGGCCCAAAGACCAGCGGCCGGCGCGCATCAACCTCGCCTGGGGCGGAATCGATAACAATCACGTCGGCACGGATGAGTGGATTGCCCTGAACAACGCCATCGGCAGCCAAAATGTGATTTGTGTCAATCTGGGTCTCGCCACGATACAGGATGCCTGTTACTGGGTTGAATACTGCAATTACGACAAAGGCACCTACTATTCCGATCTGCGAGCCGAGTACGGCCATGAAGAACCGTATAATATCAAGATTTGGGACCTCGGCAATGAGGTGGACGGCGAGCCCTGGGAACTCGGTCATAAAAACGCGGCGGATTACGTCAAGATTGCCAGAGAAGCGGCCAAGGCCATGCGGTCCGTGGATCATTCAATAAAGCTGGTCGCGTCCGGTTCATCGTATTATGAGAGCACTGGCAAGTGGGTGGACTGGAACTGGAAGGTGTTGACCGGACTCGGCGATGTGATCGATTATATTTCCGTGCATCGCTACTGGGAACAATCGGAAGATTATTATACGTTCATGGGACAAAGCGCTATGGATTTCGAAGAAAAGATCACCGTTACGGCTGCCGAGATCAAAGCCGCGAGAGCCATGAAAGGTTTCAAAAACCCCGTCTATATTTCTTTTGACGAATGGGGCGTTTGGGGACGCGATTTTTTGTCCGTTTTGCCCATAGCGCAATGTCTGAATTCCTTTCTGAGTCATGCCGATGTGGTTAAAATGACCAATTTTACGTTGATGACTTCTCTGTTGAGTATGGACCGGGAACACGGAACTTACAAGTCACCCTTATTTCATACTTTTAAATTGTTCTCGAATAACTGTCTGGGCCGGTCGCTCGACACTCATGTCGAATGCGATACCTTTAACACCGAAAGATACAAAGGGATTCCTTATCTAAATGTGACAAGCGTGTACGATCCGGAAAAGAACGTCGTCTATTTCAACGTCGTGAACCGGCATAAAATCGAAACCCTGACCGCGGATATTCTCAACAGTGGTTGCACATTTAAGGGAAAAGCGGTCGCCAAACTCGTCACTGTCGATTCACTGACTGAACCCTTTAGCTATGACAAATGCGACCAATATGTCCCGCAAACCGACGAGTTCCCGGTCACGGATAACAAATTCAGTTATTCATTTCCGCCGCATTCTTTTGTCCAAATTAAGGTCAATGTTGAAAAGTAA
- a CDS encoding alpha-L-arabinofuranosidase C-terminal domain-containing protein: protein MVDPAQTGPVINKHIFGQFAENLGRGIYEGIWVGPESDIPNTKGIRNDVVEALKTLNVPNVRWPGGCFADEYHWRDGIGKPEERQTRINASWAGRIEPNTFGTHEYFDFLEQIGAEAFISANVGSGTVKEAADWLEYLTAEKSTLAKERARNGHPEPYKVAFWGIGNEVWGCGGPFTAEEYLVKLKRFSNFSTNYNNDMQTQQVAVGPDVTGFAEYTEVIMKAWSTKSWAWDIQGLSLHRYTRNGWPPNIIATGFNEHQYVSVIEETLGMDEFIAGNKAIMDQYDPERKVSILVDEWGTWYAPAEGTPDGYLEQQNSQRDAIVAALNFNIFIRHADRVRGANIAQMINVLQAMILTDKEKMILTPTYHTFRLYVPFQNATRLGIDYDAGHYQVEDIKLPRVDAIAAKGENGTILLAVTNIDPNKPAMIDLSLKDCSIIRAKGETLYASSIDAINTFEKPENVLPETLDLVVFENKISLTLSPQSVTVVSMDVRLKE from the coding sequence GTGGTTGATCCTGCTCAAACCGGTCCGGTGATTAATAAACACATCTTTGGCCAGTTTGCTGAAAACTTGGGACGCGGTATCTATGAAGGGATTTGGGTGGGTCCTGAATCGGACATACCGAATACAAAAGGAATACGAAATGATGTGGTGGAGGCTCTGAAAACTCTCAATGTACCCAATGTTCGATGGCCCGGCGGCTGTTTCGCTGACGAGTATCACTGGCGGGACGGCATCGGCAAACCGGAAGAACGACAAACCCGAATCAACGCCAGCTGGGCCGGACGCATTGAACCCAATACCTTTGGCACACATGAGTATTTTGATTTTCTCGAACAGATAGGAGCTGAAGCGTTTATTTCCGCCAATGTCGGTTCCGGCACCGTCAAGGAGGCTGCTGACTGGCTGGAGTATTTGACTGCCGAAAAATCAACACTTGCCAAGGAGCGGGCCCGTAACGGCCATCCTGAACCCTATAAAGTGGCCTTTTGGGGGATTGGAAATGAAGTCTGGGGCTGCGGCGGCCCGTTTACAGCCGAAGAATATCTTGTAAAACTAAAGCGTTTTTCCAATTTCAGCACCAATTATAACAATGATATGCAGACGCAACAGGTGGCCGTAGGACCGGATGTAACCGGTTTTGCGGAATACACCGAGGTGATTATGAAAGCCTGGTCCACAAAAAGCTGGGCATGGGACATTCAGGGACTGTCGTTGCACCGCTATACTCGAAATGGATGGCCGCCCAATATTATTGCCACCGGTTTCAATGAACATCAGTATGTTTCAGTGATAGAAGAAACCCTTGGTATGGATGAATTTATTGCCGGCAATAAAGCAATCATGGACCAATACGATCCTGAAAGAAAAGTATCGATTTTAGTGGATGAATGGGGAACCTGGTATGCGCCTGCTGAAGGCACCCCTGACGGGTATCTCGAACAGCAGAATTCACAGCGCGATGCCATTGTTGCAGCATTGAATTTCAATATATTCATCAGACACGCCGATCGGGTTCGCGGAGCGAATATTGCTCAAATGATTAATGTCCTGCAGGCTATGATTCTCACAGACAAAGAAAAAATGATATTGACACCGACCTATCATACATTCCGTCTGTATGTGCCCTTTCAGAATGCTACCCGGCTCGGGATCGACTATGATGCGGGTCATTATCAGGTTGAGGATATAAAGCTGCCGCGTGTTGACGCCATTGCAGCAAAAGGAGAGAATGGCACGATTCTGTTGGCTGTCACCAATATCGATCCAAACAAGCCCGCTATGATCGACCTCTCATTGAAGGATTGTTCGATAATTCGTGCCAAAGGCGAGACTCTCTATGCATCCTCAATTGATGCAATCAACACCTTTGAAAAGCCGGAAAATGTGTTGCCTGAAACCCTTGATCTTGTTGTCTTTGAAAATAAAATTTCACTGACTCTATCGCCGCAATCTGTGACTGTGGTTTCAATGGATGTCCGATTAAAAGAGTGA
- a CDS encoding 3-phosphoglycerate dehydrogenase family protein, which produces MNILIADKLADVTVEQLEALGATVSMQPDLGADDLSKALGDSEVLVVRSTKVTQAAIEAASSLSLIIRAGAGVNTIDLECASRHGIYVTNCPGKNTAAVAELVIGLIIAADRNIVNAAQDLRNGKWRKKHYSSLSQGLKGRTLGIIGLGSIGKAVARRAQGLEMQVAAWSRSLTPETAEALGIEYIDSAQKVAETCDVVSVHLASTPKTAHFIDEDFLSHIKDGAIFINTSRGEVVDTAALKQAMKTKGLRVGLDVYENEPAAGDSAFEATDMAQAVTGTPHIGASTREAAQAIADEVVNIVNAYRYTGTPINVVNLQKQSTAVNKLVVRHYNKVGVLAGVLDELRGANINIEEMQNIIFDGGRAASCTLQLDDSVSPELIRKLADMEHIIQIAKA; this is translated from the coding sequence ATGAACATACTGATCGCTGACAAGCTCGCTGATGTGACTGTTGAACAATTAGAGGCATTGGGGGCAACCGTATCAATGCAGCCTGATTTGGGTGCAGATGATTTATCGAAAGCGCTGGGAGATTCAGAAGTACTGGTCGTTCGCTCAACCAAAGTGACGCAGGCGGCCATTGAGGCGGCGTCTTCACTCTCGCTCATTATCCGTGCCGGCGCCGGGGTTAATACGATTGATCTCGAATGCGCGAGCCGTCACGGAATCTATGTGACCAATTGTCCCGGAAAAAATACCGCTGCCGTTGCCGAACTGGTCATCGGCTTGATCATCGCGGCGGACCGGAATATTGTCAATGCGGCTCAGGATTTGCGCAACGGAAAATGGCGTAAAAAACATTACAGCAGCCTGTCGCAGGGTTTAAAAGGCCGGACGCTGGGCATTATTGGTCTGGGATCGATCGGCAAGGCGGTGGCCAGACGCGCGCAGGGACTGGAGATGCAGGTGGCCGCCTGGTCGCGAAGCCTGACGCCTGAAACAGCTGAAGCGCTGGGGATTGAATATATTGATTCTGCTCAAAAGGTCGCTGAAACATGCGATGTCGTCAGCGTCCATTTGGCCTCAACACCAAAAACAGCCCATTTTATCGATGAGGATTTTCTGAGTCATATAAAAGATGGCGCGATTTTTATCAATACGTCGCGCGGCGAGGTGGTGGATACAGCCGCATTAAAGCAGGCGATGAAGACAAAAGGTCTGCGGGTGGGGCTGGATGTGTATGAGAACGAACCGGCTGCCGGAGATTCTGCATTTGAAGCGACGGATATGGCACAGGCCGTAACGGGTACGCCGCACATTGGCGCTTCAACCAGGGAAGCGGCGCAAGCGATCGCGGATGAGGTGGTCAATATTGTCAATGCGTATCGGTATACGGGAACGCCGATCAATGTCGTCAATTTGCAGAAACAATCGACTGCGGTGAACAAACTGGTGGTTCGGCATTACAACAAAGTCGGTGTTCTGGCCGGTGTGCTGGATGAACTGCGCGGCGCCAATATCAATATTGAAGAAATGCAGAATATTATTTTCGATGGCGGTCGGGCTGCTTCGTGCACGCTTCAGCTGGACGACAGTGTGTCGCCTGAATTGATCCGCAAACTTGCAGATATGGAACATATTATACAGATTGCTAAAGCTTAG